The genomic region AATTAGATTGGAGAAGAAAAAGATTAAAGTTTGAACCCTACAACTTACCAATTGATATTCAAGAATTAGCTCTTAGACTTGTAAGTGAATTGGGTTTAGGGTTTGGTGCAATAGATTTAATAAAAACAAAAGACGGATATGTTTTCTTAGAAATAAACCCTAACGGGCAATGGGTGTGGATTGAAAGCGACACAGGCTTAAAAATTTCTGATGCAATTATCCAATATCTCACTTGATACTGCTATAATTTATGGGAGAAAAGAAGAAAGGACAAATAGAGAAACAACTTAATGATGAATACATCTCATATCTACTGAGGTTATTTGATAATGAAGATAGCAGAATGAATAAATTGGAAAGTAAGATAACCCAATTAATTGCTCAATCAGGATTAATAATATCGATAGTTACATTTATTATTCCGCTGTTTTATGATTCCTTAAAATGCATATTCTTGGAACTAAAGGTTGTACTGGCATTGACATTTTTAGTTACCATTTTACTTCTTTGTACCTCAATTTTTTACGCTAGTAAAATCTTTAATATCCAGAAGTTCAAATATGCAGATTGTTCAGAAGAGACTGTAAGATGTGGTCATAAAAAAGTATCCGAATTTAAAAAAGAATACATAGACGATTTAATCTTTAGTATTGATAGAAATAGAGGGCTAAATAATACCAAAGGAACGATTCTTTTAAAATCAAATAAACTTTTTGCTTTTGGAATTTATTTTTTGGTTGCATTAACAATAGAACTTTTAATTGTGTCCTTCATCATTTGATTTAATGAGTTCTAATGGCTAATCAATAGATGGTGATATGAAAAAAAACTATAGAGTAACTTTTATTTTTGCGGGCTTGTTAATTCTGTTTTTTAACCCGATTAAGAAACTAGTTGATAAAGTCGTCGTAAATCCCGTTCTCAGTAAGATAGAATCGAATCTGGCCATAGATTTAATATTTGCAATTCTATTGTTTTTGATAGTTCGAAAAGTATATCTCAATTTTAAAAATAAAAGTTATATATCTCTGCATCAATGGATCTTTAGCATAACATCGATTGGGTTTTATCTATTCACAAGGTTTTATCTCGACTATAATTTTTATGGTTTTTCTTTTTGTGAACATTTAAAATATTTTGATGTATTATCATTTTATCTACTCATAGCCCCCTTTACTACTATTTTTTCTGTTTTTCATAAAAGGTTTAAAAAAAAGGGAAATCATGATAACCTTTTTGACGACTCTCCAATAAAGCTTGAAAAAGAAGATGCTCTCGACCGAAATTATAAGGCTAAGCGAATTGCAAACGAGATTTTTCAATCTAAGACTAGTGAGGCAATTGGATTTGGGATTACTGGCGAATGGGGGAGTGGCAAAACTTCATTTTTGAACTTACTTAAAAAAGAAATCAACAATAAGAACACCGAAAAAGATTTTATTTTAATTGATTTTAATCCATGGCTCAACTTAGGGGTAGAACCAATTATTAAAGATTTCTTTGATACAATTCAGGAAGCACTAAGACCTTACAGCGAAGATGTTTACAGAGAAATAAAGAAATACTCTCATTCTATATTGAATGTCAGTAAAACTAATTTTACAGATACCCTAAAAGAGATTTTGACGTTCGCATTGAAAAAAAATATATCTGCTGATTTTAAGGCCTTAAACTCTCTTCTTAAAAACCTTAATAAAAGGGTGATAATTTTCATTGATGATTTTGATCGACTTCAGTCGAATGAAATTTTCGAAATTCTAAGACTAATTAGAAATACCGCTAGTTTCGATTGTTTTGTCTATGTAGTGGCATTTGATAAAGATTATTTGAATAAATCATTGGAAAATTTAAACATACCTAAACCTGAAAAGTTTTCAGAGAAGATATTCTTAAAAGAAGAGCATCTAATTCCTGTTACCCAATCTCAAATAAAAGAATTTATTAAGGCTACATTAATATCAAAAGTCGATGACAAGACGGAAGAAATTGAATCATATTTTGGAACCAATTCTGTAATATTTAGAACAGAAGGAAATGATATTCCATTAAATCATTTAAGAGACGCTAAAAGGTTTTTAAATTCTTTTGTTAATGATTACGTATCTATAAAAAACGAAGTGGTTTTTGAAGATTATTTTTTACTTAAACTATTAAAATTTAAGTTCTATGATATTTACATCTTATTGTTTTTACATAAGGATAAATTTTTAAATAATAGAGGTCAATCCTATGGTGGTGGTGGGACCATCTATTATTTAAAGAATAGATATGAGAATGATAATAATTCAACTTTCGGAATTAGAACTAAGGAATACAAAGAATCAATCCTCGGTAAATTTATGCTTGAGCAACTCAATTATAAGGAGGAAATAGTTTTAAAGGTTGGAAAAATAATGAATAGACTATTTGAAATAGATACATACCAACAAAAAAGTCATTTGTCATTAGCTTTCGAACGGAATTATCATAAATACTTTAAAGATAATTTGAATATTGAAGATTTATCTGAAGTTGATTTCAAACAAACATTAAGTTCTGATTTTGAAGCAATTAAAGGTAAAATTAAAGAATGGAAGGAAAAGAAAGTACTTGATTTAGTTAAATATCGTTTTTACGAATTAAATATTGCTGACATTGATTCTAGGGAAAACTATGAAAAAATTGTAAAAACCATCTTTTATATTGCAAATTTGGAAGTTGTTAGTTCTTACTATGGACAACATGTATTAGGTTACGATAACACAACATTACAAAACTTTATTTCTAATAAAGATAATATTATATCCAATAAGTTTTATGCTGGGCAAAATCAAGAATTTAAGCGTTTCATTCTAGACGTTTTAGGGAATTCTCAAACACCATTCTTATTTGAATCTGATTTTTTAAATCATGTGATAGATGATAATTTTAAAGAGGATAATTTTATTTTGTCTGGAGAAGAGATTAAAAATACATTAACTAATTACTTAAGAGACTATTTAGATAACTCCGACGAATTGTCTAGTAGGGTTTGGGCATTATTTCACAATTGCAAAACAAATACCACGAAATTAAATGAGCAACATCAAAGGGTAACAAGTTATAGTTATTTTGATGGTGCCCAAGATTTGTTAATTAATTTTATGAAAAAGGATTTAGATAGTTTTCTAGTTACTTTCATAGAAGCCATGCCGTTCCGAGGAAAAAATGGAGGGGATAATTTAATTGGAGTTTCTCATGGTATAAAAAACAATATTTTCGGGAGTTTCCAAGCTTTTGAAGATTGGTTAAATGGTTTAAGTGAAGAGGATTTATCTAAACCTAGCATATTTAAAGAAGAATTTTTGAAATTTTTTGTATTGTGTAAAGAAAATGAATTCAGCAAAGTAGAATTTGATTTTAAATTTCCACCAGCAGTTGACAAATTAAAATCACTTGAACGATGAATTTTTAAAGGGCCTAAGAGAATTTTGGTAAAACAATAGGGGAGAGGAGCGTTAAGAATTTTAGGGGGCTGGTTACAATATTTGTTGACAGTTTATATTGGTTCTTTCACCTTAAAGCGGTCTTAAAAGTTACAATGGATCCTAAAATTTAGCGACCGACCCGTACATTGTTTCTAAAATTATCTGTAAGCCTTGATTTTTTTGTTTCTTTTTTTATCAAGAAAAAAAGATAAATTAGTTAAAGGCAAAATTAGTAATCAGCACCTAAAAGCAATACAATAGATAGACTCTTGAAACATATGGAAAAAGACTTGAAGTTAATTTTAACTAATGGACAACAAAGAATTAGCGGGAAAAAATTCAAGAAAACGGGTTGGTGGACTTATGGAAAAATTGGGTTTGGTATTTTTGGTTTAGCACTGATTCTTCTATTTATCATAGCATCTTTTAGTGCGGGCACGAGTGAAACTAATCCGAATTACTCTACTTTTCAAGATAAGATTTTTCAATTATTACCATTGTGGATATTTGCTACATCCGCTTTTTTAATTACACTTTTTATAACTCAAAGGAATAATAAAAGAAACATAGCTTTCAAGCTTTTAGAAGAACTTAATTCAACAGAATTCTTAAAAGTTAGATATGACCTAGGTAATCAGATAAGACTTGCGCAAAAAGAAAAAAGAGATGTTGATAGGTTTAGTGGTTGGTTCCCTCATATCAGTTTGCTTGATGAAACAAGAAAAGTAGAAAATTGGGAGTTGCCTGGGAATAATGATTTTGATGGATACCTTGCCAATCATTCACTTGCTAAACTGGTATATTTTGTCTTAAGGATATCTAATTATTCAAAACATGGTATGATTGATATGAAATTAACGAAGCATCTATTTCATTTTTTCTTTGCACACTATGAGACTTTATTATTGGAATTTGCGAGAGGTATAAAAATTAAAAGGCATTTTTACAATGAGCAGTTTGCCTTTGATTTTGATGAGAGATGGGATTTATGTCCTGAAAGAATAGAATACTTCTTTGTAAGTATAGGGTTATCTGGCAAATTACCAAATGATTATCATTATGTATATTTTCCATCTTTGAATAAAAAAATAGACTCTAATTCTATTTTACATAATGTCAAAAGCACTTAAAGAAAAGCTTAAATCAAGACGATAGGTTAGCAAGGGCTAAGAAATTATCTCGCAGAGTAATTTTTAGCTGTTGCGGCAAGCTGCCAAGAATGCTTTGAAAAATTTATTGACGTATAGTTTCTCATAAATCGTAAATTTCAAAAAAATCTAAAAGTTTTGCTTTTTTTGGCGTTGGCAAGCGATGGCAAATTGTGTTTAAAATAAATTGCCTGAGCAATTTGATTTTAAAAAGCAATCGAGCGTTTGGCAGCGGCAATTTTACATAACGGCAAATTATGAGTACAGACGGAAGGTTTGTCTCTTGGGTTTCTACGAAATTGAAAATTTCTAAAAAGTTTTTTCTGTGTAGAAAATTTGAAGCTACGTAAATTAAACAGCTTGATGACCCTGTTGGTAATTCGCTTAAAAGCTACAAATGCGAGGGATATTTTACATAATAGAATTATGACTTACAGCTAAAGGTTTGAACCTGAAATACTTATATATCAATCTGTATCATAATTTATATTATGTAAAATAGAATAATTCTTTCTCATTTACTTGCAAGGTCTAGCACTACTAACATAGTTTTCAATGGCTTTGTATAAACTATTAAAATCGGAAAGGTTTTGTTCCGCTTTAGCGAAGTACGCATACAAAACGTCTGCGTCTTTTTTTATACCCTCCATAATGTTCAAATTTGAATCACGCATCGTTTCCAATCGGTTTCTTAAAATTTCGATGCGCTCGAACAAATTATATGTTGTGGGCTCACATACATACGAACAAAGCTTTTCACGTAATTTCAACAGGTCTTGGTTGCAACGCTCTAACTTAAGTACGTACATGCTCTTTTCCTCTTGTTGTCGTTTCGGGCTCTTGGAGATGCTTTTTAAAGTCATAGCGTTTATATTTTGGGGTTATATAATAGCGGTGTCTTTTAAAGATACAAAAAAGGAAAATACGGAATATGCTTACAATCAGAATTTAACATCAATATATTGTAAAATTTAGGCTTACTTTAATGATTTAAATTTGGAATAATCCCCTTACCATTTTACCTTAGATACAAAATAATAAAATGAACATCAACTTCGAATATGATGGCGTAACCGCCAGTAAACGTTTAGAGGCCTTGGCCGAAAAAAAGATAAATAAATTGGTAGATAAGTACGATTTTATCGTACGTGCCGATGTTTTCTTCAAAAAGGAAAACACATCCTCACCTGAAACCGGAATGATCTGTAATATTCGCCTTAGCGCCCCTGGCCCAAGGTTGTTTGCCGATGCAAGCAAAAGTAGTTTTGAGGCATCGATAACCGAATCTACCGATGAGCTTGAACGTCAGCTACGAAAGCGTAAGGATAAAATGAAATCATACTAAAAAAATCATACTAAAATTTAATCAGTAGATATAAAAAAGGGAAGGTTTTCTAGAAAACCTTCCCTTTTTTTGGTCTTTATCAAACGCTATGGGTTTTCATTGGCATCTTCAAATTCAAGGTCGGCGATAGTTCTTCTCAACCTCTCCGAAAACGGACTTTGAATCAAATCGCGCAGTAATTTTTCTTTTTTGGTCTTGGAGATCTTTATGGTGTCCAATATCGACACTATCTTTTTTACCTCGGTCAAACGACTTTCCTTCATCTCCTTTCTTTTCGAGGCAGAGTACATAATATCCGGTTCAAAACGTTCCATGATGGTATATTTTTGAACTTTCATGTTTTTTGCAACTACCACTGTGGAATCTTGGGCACTTAATATTTGTATACCACATACACACAAGCATCCCAAAAAGGCTGTTTTTGTTAACTTTATCATTTTCAATTTAATAGGTTCTACTTCCAAAGTAACGATTAAAAGATTAACATCAAAAAGCAATCGTAAGTTGTTCTGTCCAAATTCGATGTATGGTTTAAAAATTCCGTTTATCTTGCAATTCTATAATCATAGTTGTTCTTATGCGAAGTATATTTTTTTATGTTTTTACTATTTTGTTGCTTCAGCCTGTATTTGGTCAATTCAATATTGATGAAGAATCCGTTGAAATTACGTTCCGTTTTGAATCAAAGGACGTAAATGGCAGTATTTCAGGTTTTGACTCCTCCTCTACCATCGATTTTGAAGATTTGGACAATAGCTCCTTTAAAGGGTCCGTTATGGCCAAAACCATAGAAACCGGTAACTCTATCAGGGATTGGTCATTAAAAAGAAGCAAATACTTTAATGCGGATGACTATCCGCGATTATATTTTGAGAGCAGTTCGGTATATCGTTCGGAAGGTAGTGCTTCATACACCGTAAAAGGCAATTTGACCCTAAAAGGCATCGTAAAACCGATAACTTGGAAATTTGTTAAAGACGGTAATACATTGGTAGGTACCACTACCCTATTTTCGTCTGATTTTGGTATCAATATCAAAAAGAAAAGAGCCGACAATAAAGTAAAGGTGAAACTAACCGCCCGGTTAAAACAATAAAAATTTTCTCTCTGGGTTTTTATCATTTATTCCAAAAAATGATACGTAACTTCGCAGCTTCAATTGGTACAGGTATGTGGGTTTGGATATTGTTTATCGCTATAGTTCTTGTGTTCTTGGCCTTGGATTTAGGGGTCTTTAACCGAAAGGAGCACGTCATTAAAAGCAAGGAAGCCGGTATATGGACAGCGGTATGGGTTACCGTTGCCCTTAGCTTTAGTGGTGTTATTTATTGGCTTTTTTCTTCCGGATTGGTCGAAAACCCCACTGGGCTCACTCCAAACAATGCAGTTCTTAAATATGTAACGGGATATCTCATAGAGCTCTCCCTGAGCATTGACAATGTTTTTGTCATTGCCGTAATTTTCTCCGCATTTAAGATTCCGCCCATATACCAACATAGGGTACTTTTTTGGGGTATTTTGGGAGCTATTGTTTTTAGGGGGTTAATGATTGTATTTGGAGTGGCCTTGATTACCAAATTTGAATGGATCATATATGTATTCGGTGTTTTTTTACTATGGACCGCCTATAAAATGCTTAAGTCCGATGATACGGATTTCGACCCAAAAAAATCATTGGTTTTTCGTCAGCTTAAAAAGATATATCCCATTACCGGAACCATACATGGGAATCATTTTTTCGTAAAACGTATGGGTATCAAGGCCGCGACTCCCCTATTTGTGGCACTGATAGTCATCGAATTGACCGATGTGCTCTTTGCTCTGGACAGTATTCCGGCAATTTTGGCCATTACGGCAGACCCTTTTATTGTTTTCAGCTCCAACATACTAGCTATTCTGGGATTACGATCCATGTATTTCCTGATTTCCCGGATGTTGGAAAAATTTAGGTATATCAATTACAGTTTGGTGGTAATTTTGGCTTTTGTTGGCTTAAAAATGTTGTTCTCCCATCAAATAGAACTGCCGGAGTGGGTCTCGCTCACTGTAATTTCCGTGGCACTTGTCGCGGGAGTGGTCGCCTCGTTGGCGATTCCTCAGAAAAAAGAGGTTTTGAAAGAATAGCCTATATACTCGTCTTACCAAAAAAGAATTCGTATATTTTACCTATGCCCCAGTTGCCCAGAGGAAAATACAATGCAAAGAACAATGCCATACCCAAGGCAAAATTCCGGATGCCGAAGAGTTGATCCAACACATTGTTCGGATACGCATACGAGGTTTTCAGGGCATAACCACAAAATTCCAATACGCCCATAGCAATGAGTCCGTAAGCATATTGCATATGAAAGGGTAGTTTTCGCAATAGCAACGAAATAGGGACCATATACAAGATATAACAGCTGATGACCTGCCACCAAAAGGTGAATTTGGCGATTTCGGCCCGAATTCCGAACCAGTTCATGCCCAACCCCCATATAAAGTAGATAATGCAATACAGTAGTATCAAACGTTTATCAACGTTCAGCTTTGCTTTGGCATAGCGTATACATTCTTGAATCATTTATTTGGCGGCTAATTTCTTATCGATAATTTGAAGTGCATCATTAACGGTTTGCATGGCCTCCATATCCTCATTTTCCAGCATAATGTCAAAGGCATCTTCAACATCAAGAACAATGTCGACCAAATTGGCCGAATTGATGTTCAGTTCGTTTAAAAAATTGCTTTCTGGCTGTATGTCCTCTACCGAAACATCTTCGGGCAGGTATACCTTTATGATATCGGTAAGTTTTTGATATTTGGCTTCGTCTTGCATATGGGGTTTACGTATTAAATGTGTGCCGTAAAGATGATACTTAAGCTTTGTCGTTAAAAGCCCTAAAAATAACACATGCATTTACATCCCCAAAGCCAAAACTTGCCTTTGCGATAATTTGCGGTCTATAATCCATGGTTTTCTGGGGAATTGTATCAAAATCGATAATTTGGGCTATCTCTGGATGAACATCCTCGCAGTTACGGTTCCCAAAAACTTGTCCGGTTTTGAACTGAAGGATACTACCTACGGATTCAATGCTACCAGCAGCGGCCAAACAATGCCCAATCGTACTTTTGAACGAATTGATATAGGGGAAATCCGTTCCCGAGCGCTCCAAGGCCTCGCTCCAATTTTTGATTTCCAGGGCATCTTTTGAAGTAGCGGTCAAGTGACCGTTGATTACATCTATATCCGATTTGGAAATATTTGAGTTTTCCACTGCTTTTACGATACAGTATTGTACCGCTTGGCTATTGGGTGCCGTCATCGTACCTTGTCCCCTTTGGCCGCCACTGTTGGTTGCACCGCCCAATACCTCTGCATAGATATTAGCACCTCTTTCCCGAGCCGAATCCAAGGATTCCAGAACCAATGCCCCTGCTCCACTTCCGGGAACAAAACCGTTGGCGGTGGCACTCATGGGTCTACTTGCAGCTGTGGGATTGTCATTGTAATTTCTAGGAAGAATCCGCATGGCATCAAATCCACCCCAAACGTAAGGTCCACTATCGCTACAGCTACCGGCGAGTATTCGTTTGGCTTTCCCTGATGAAATACGCTCATGGGCCATCAAAATAGCTTCAGTACCCGTGCTACATGCCGACGAATTGGTGGTAACCATATTGCCGCAACCTAAAACCCCGCCTAAATAGGCGCTTATACCGCTTGCCATGGTCTGCATAACACTGGTGCTTCCCAATCGGCGTACTTTTTTATCATCGATAAGATGAATAGCTTCCCTGAACTTGTCCACACCTAAAATTCCGGTTCCAAAAACAATACCGTTATCCCAGTTCGGTTGATTTTCATTGGCTTTTGACAGGTCGGCATCTTTCCAAGCATCCATTCCCGCAATGACCCCGTATACGATACCGGAAGCGTGTAATCCCCTAAGTTGTAACGGCGTAAAATAGTTGTTCAGATAATTGTCCTTGATCAAAGGCTCCCCGGCTATTTGGCAACCAAATGCCAACTCCTTTAGACGGGAGTGAAAACGGATGCCGCTTTTACCGTTTTGTAGGGCAGATGTAAAATCTGCCAATCCCACACCATTAGGAGCGCACACACCTAGACCCGTGATAACGACCCTTTGGTTCATT from Costertonia aggregata harbors:
- a CDS encoding KAP family P-loop NTPase fold protein, translating into MKKNYRVTFIFAGLLILFFNPIKKLVDKVVVNPVLSKIESNLAIDLIFAILLFLIVRKVYLNFKNKSYISLHQWIFSITSIGFYLFTRFYLDYNFYGFSFCEHLKYFDVLSFYLLIAPFTTIFSVFHKRFKKKGNHDNLFDDSPIKLEKEDALDRNYKAKRIANEIFQSKTSEAIGFGITGEWGSGKTSFLNLLKKEINNKNTEKDFILIDFNPWLNLGVEPIIKDFFDTIQEALRPYSEDVYREIKKYSHSILNVSKTNFTDTLKEILTFALKKNISADFKALNSLLKNLNKRVIIFIDDFDRLQSNEIFEILRLIRNTASFDCFVYVVAFDKDYLNKSLENLNIPKPEKFSEKIFLKEEHLIPVTQSQIKEFIKATLISKVDDKTEEIESYFGTNSVIFRTEGNDIPLNHLRDAKRFLNSFVNDYVSIKNEVVFEDYFLLKLLKFKFYDIYILLFLHKDKFLNNRGQSYGGGGTIYYLKNRYENDNNSTFGIRTKEYKESILGKFMLEQLNYKEEIVLKVGKIMNRLFEIDTYQQKSHLSLAFERNYHKYFKDNLNIEDLSEVDFKQTLSSDFEAIKGKIKEWKEKKVLDLVKYRFYELNIADIDSRENYEKIVKTIFYIANLEVVSSYYGQHVLGYDNTTLQNFISNKDNIISNKFYAGQNQEFKRFILDVLGNSQTPFLFESDFLNHVIDDNFKEDNFILSGEEIKNTLTNYLRDYLDNSDELSSRVWALFHNCKTNTTKLNEQHQRVTSYSYFDGAQDLLINFMKKDLDSFLVTFIEAMPFRGKNGGDNLIGVSHGIKNNIFGSFQAFEDWLNGLSEEDLSKPSIFKEEFLKFFVLCKENEFSKVEFDFKFPPAVDKLKSLER
- the hpf gene encoding ribosome hibernation-promoting factor, HPF/YfiA family, giving the protein MNINFEYDGVTASKRLEALAEKKINKLVDKYDFIVRADVFFKKENTSSPETGMICNIRLSAPGPRLFADASKSSFEASITESTDELERQLRKRKDKMKSY
- a CDS encoding YceI family protein; protein product: MRSIFFYVFTILLLQPVFGQFNIDEESVEITFRFESKDVNGSISGFDSSSTIDFEDLDNSSFKGSVMAKTIETGNSIRDWSLKRSKYFNADDYPRLYFESSSVYRSEGSASYTVKGNLTLKGIVKPITWKFVKDGNTLVGTTTLFSSDFGINIKKKRADNKVKVKLTARLKQ
- a CDS encoding TerC family protein — protein: MWVWILFIAIVLVFLALDLGVFNRKEHVIKSKEAGIWTAVWVTVALSFSGVIYWLFSSGLVENPTGLTPNNAVLKYVTGYLIELSLSIDNVFVIAVIFSAFKIPPIYQHRVLFWGILGAIVFRGLMIVFGVALITKFEWIIYVFGVFLLWTAYKMLKSDDTDFDPKKSLVFRQLKKIYPITGTIHGNHFFVKRMGIKAATPLFVALIVIELTDVLFALDSIPAILAITADPFIVFSSNILAILGLRSMYFLISRMLEKFRYINYSLVVILAFVGLKMLFSHQIELPEWVSLTVISVALVAGVVASLAIPQKKEVLKE
- a CDS encoding phosphopantetheine-binding protein, translated to MQDEAKYQKLTDIIKVYLPEDVSVEDIQPESNFLNELNINSANLVDIVLDVEDAFDIMLENEDMEAMQTVNDALQIIDKKLAAK
- a CDS encoding beta-ketoacyl-[acyl-carrier-protein] synthase family protein, coding for MNQRVVITGLGVCAPNGVGLADFTSALQNGKSGIRFHSRLKELAFGCQIAGEPLIKDNYLNNYFTPLQLRGLHASGIVYGVIAGMDAWKDADLSKANENQPNWDNGIVFGTGILGVDKFREAIHLIDDKKVRRLGSTSVMQTMASGISAYLGGVLGCGNMVTTNSSACSTGTEAILMAHERISSGKAKRILAGSCSDSGPYVWGGFDAMRILPRNYNDNPTAASRPMSATANGFVPGSGAGALVLESLDSARERGANIYAEVLGGATNSGGQRGQGTMTAPNSQAVQYCIVKAVENSNISKSDIDVINGHLTATSKDALEIKNWSEALERSGTDFPYINSFKSTIGHCLAAAGSIESVGSILQFKTGQVFGNRNCEDVHPEIAQIIDFDTIPQKTMDYRPQIIAKASFGFGDVNACVIFRAFNDKA